A section of the Stenotrophomonas sp. 364 genome encodes:
- a CDS encoding ParA family protein has protein sequence MRIWAIANQKGGVGKTTTSLALGRGLAALGHRVLLIDLDPHSSLTRAFGVPLDPPPQGVLELFGTPPAELSSLSRHSTIPGLDYVCAQAALATLERRSANQPGLGLALQNAFARHQGQHDYILLDCAPTLGLLMINALAAADRLIIPTQAEPLALHGLDGMVRTGEMVERSRRRPLPMSILPTLFDRRTRAGNETVKLMQDTHGHRVWEDAIPVDTRICNAASLTIPAQSDDYPGRGLAAYRRALEWIMADDALQMERAA, from the coding sequence ATGCGCATCTGGGCAATCGCCAATCAGAAGGGCGGCGTGGGCAAGACCACCACGAGCCTGGCTCTCGGCCGTGGCCTGGCCGCCCTGGGCCACCGCGTGCTGCTGATCGATCTCGATCCGCATTCGTCGCTGACCCGCGCCTTCGGCGTGCCGCTGGACCCGCCGCCGCAGGGCGTGCTGGAGCTGTTCGGGACGCCGCCGGCCGAGCTGTCCTCGCTCAGCCGTCACAGCACTATTCCCGGCCTGGATTACGTGTGCGCACAGGCCGCGCTGGCCACCCTGGAACGGCGCAGCGCCAACCAGCCCGGGCTCGGCCTGGCCCTGCAGAACGCCTTTGCCCGCCACCAGGGCCAGCACGACTACATCCTGCTGGACTGCGCGCCCACGCTGGGCCTGCTGATGATCAATGCACTGGCCGCCGCCGACCGCCTGATCATTCCGACCCAGGCCGAACCGCTCGCCCTGCATGGGCTGGACGGCATGGTGCGGACCGGCGAGATGGTCGAACGCTCGCGCCGCCGCCCGCTGCCGATGTCGATCCTGCCGACCCTGTTCGACCGCCGCACCCGCGCCGGCAACGAAACCGTCAAGCTGATGCAGGACACGCACGGCCACCGCGTCTGGGAAGACGCGATTCCGGTCGACACCCGCATCTGCAATGCTGCCAGCCTGACCATTCCGGCGCAGTCGGACGACTACCCTGGCCGTGGCCTGGCCGCGTACCGCCGTGCCCTGGAATGGATCATGGCCGACGACGCGCTGCAGATGGAGCGCGCGGCATGA
- a CDS encoding chemotaxis protein CheW, with protein sequence MNTAGVLDDYLEQLLGDAVPAAPVQADVSTPPTAAVAAQDDAEADGVARAISAEFARDALADAGTDPDSDAPAPAAHFDTPTAAGAPANLALLAELMNDPALGPPVETLATVHDTPTSPGAPANLALLAELMNDPALGPPVETLAIVHDTPTSPGAPANLALLDELMNDPALGPPVETLAPVHDTPTSPGAPANLALLDELMNDPALGPPVAALSAAGTGADAARPSWDDLPDDVLHDSAPTVAAVAAPVAPARPAPAPTQIPTARAMPTPMPMSAPSARSAPAPAHTRPGSWQELQAQARNPASSPRENRRASERTSRWLRLRCGAQAYALELLKVQEVVLPVPLLPLRGTADAMLGIMNLRGQVVPVMDLGIHLGAGPAQEDANTRIVVLEEDGETMGLRVSAVEDVANLTDSQIEPPDTARICQISNDLFRGVARISAQPMILLDATQLLN encoded by the coding sequence ATGAACACCGCCGGCGTGCTCGACGACTACCTGGAACAACTGCTGGGCGATGCCGTGCCGGCCGCACCGGTGCAGGCCGACGTATCGACCCCGCCGACCGCCGCGGTGGCCGCGCAGGACGACGCCGAAGCCGATGGCGTGGCGCGTGCGATCAGCGCCGAGTTCGCCCGCGACGCGCTGGCCGATGCCGGTACTGATCCGGACAGCGACGCGCCCGCACCCGCAGCGCATTTCGACACCCCCACCGCCGCGGGCGCACCGGCCAACCTGGCCCTGCTCGCTGAGCTGATGAACGATCCTGCGCTCGGCCCACCGGTCGAGACCCTCGCGACCGTGCACGACACCCCGACCTCGCCCGGCGCACCAGCCAACCTGGCCCTGCTCGCTGAACTGATGAACGATCCCGCGCTCGGCCCACCGGTCGAGACCCTCGCGATCGTGCACGACACCCCCACCTCGCCCGGCGCACCAGCCAACCTGGCCCTGCTCGACGAACTGATGAACGATCCCGCGCTCGGCCCACCGGTCGAGACCCTCGCGCCCGTCCACGACACCCCCACCTCGCCCGGCGCACCGGCCAACCTGGCCCTGCTCGACGAGCTGATGAACGATCCGGCGCTCGGCCCACCGGTCGCCGCTCTCTCCGCTGCAGGTACCGGTGCGGACGCGGCCAGGCCCAGCTGGGACGACCTTCCCGACGATGTGCTGCACGATAGTGCGCCGACCGTCGCCGCCGTGGCAGCGCCGGTGGCCCCTGCCCGCCCTGCCCCCGCCCCCACCCAGATACCCACTGCCCGCGCCATGCCCACCCCGATGCCGATGAGTGCCCCCAGCGCCCGCAGCGCGCCGGCGCCGGCGCACACCCGGCCGGGCAGCTGGCAGGAGCTGCAGGCACAGGCGCGCAATCCGGCCTCCAGCCCGCGCGAGAACCGTCGGGCCAGCGAGCGCACCTCGCGCTGGCTGCGCCTGCGTTGTGGCGCCCAGGCCTACGCACTGGAACTGCTCAAGGTGCAGGAAGTGGTGCTGCCGGTGCCGCTGCTGCCGTTGCGCGGTACCGCCGACGCCATGCTGGGCATCATGAACCTGCGCGGCCAGGTGGTACCGGTGATGGACCTGGGCATCCATCTGGGCGCCGGTCCCGCCCAGGAAGACGCCAACACCCGCATCGTGGTGCTCGAGGAAGACGGCGAAACCATGGGCCTGCGCGTGTCGGCCGTGGAAGACGTGGCCAACCTCACCGACTCGCAGATCGAGCCGCCCGATACCGCCCGCATCTGCCAGATTTCCAACGACCTGTTCCGTGGTGTGGCCAGGATCAGCGCCCAGCCGATGATCCTGCTGGATGCCACCCAGCTGTTGAACTGA